The Arachidicoccus terrestris genome includes the window CTTTTAATGGAAGTGCTGTCTGCATATTCCCATTTTAAAGTAATATCAAATTTCCGATTCAAATGGGTTTTATTCAAAACGATTCGGCCTTCCATGCTTCCGATTTCATTGGACAGATAGGCCATCAAATTATCAGCGGAAATCCGCTTACCGATTAGATTGGAGCCATATGTGGTGAATGTAGATTCAGCGTGTCCGGTTGTGTCTGAGGGGGCGAAATTTAAATGGTGCTCCTTGGGCCAGTATACCAGATTGTATACTTTTTTAATTCTTTTCACCCTTGTTGCTGTATATGGAAAAGAGAGGTTCACTGCCGTTTGCGCCAAACGAAACGCCTCATCTTCACTTGAGTCACGAGGCAATCTCACCGTCACACAATACTTCTTTTGCGCAGTATTGCCAGCATCGGCACTATCTTTTGTTTGGTCAATAACCCAGGTGGGAGCGGGCATTCCGTACACTTCCCTATATAGTGAAGGGAGGGTGAAATTTATAAATTTTAATATAGTCCCTTCAAAAGAAGATTGTTTATATATTTTCGTTCCCCGACTACTTGAATCATACCCCGACACGGAAACATTCAATAAATCTTTATTATCCTTCGTCAGATCATTACCGGCCACTTCGGGACTGTCATTTTTAAGCGGAAACGATACCTTTTCACCATTGACCATTTTCCGGATCAGGGCGGTATTAATGGCTCCGGGATAAGTGATGGCTTCGATAATTCCATTCTTATCGATCACCACAGTATGCGGCACCGAGTAAAACATAAACTGGTTCCAGATCATCCCGTCATTGGAAAAATATATATCAGAAGCATCCAAATGCTGAATGGCTCGCCGTATATCTTGCTTTGATTCAGGTGCTATTGCCACCGTTATTAACTTATCAGGTCCTACTTCCTTCTGTATCTGATTGAGCCGGATCAGCGAAGGTAAACAGGGCTGACACCAGGTAGCCCAAAAATCTATAATGGTGACTTTCCCCTTTAAGGAGTCCAGGTCAATTGTCAGGTCCTGCTG containing:
- a CDS encoding redoxin domain-containing protein — encoded protein: MRSLITGLILCFTVTFAFGQHITGDRGLSIGDTVSQLKIATFALGPKTQQDLTIDLDSLKGKVTIIDFWATWCQPCLPSLIRLNQIQKEVGPDKLITVAIAPESKQDIRRAIQHLDASDIYFSNDGMIWNQFMFYSVPHTVVIDKNGIIEAITYPGAINTALIRKMVNGEKVSFPLKNDSPEVAGNDLTKDNKDLLNVSVSGYDSSSRGTKIYKQSSFEGTILKFINFTLPSLYREVYGMPAPTWVIDQTKDSADAGNTAQKKYCVTVRLPRDSSEDEAFRLAQTAVNLSFPYTATRVKRIKKVYNLVYWPKEHHLNFAPSDTTGHAESTFTTYGSNLIGKRISADNLMAYLSNEIGSMEGRIVLNKTHLNRKFDITLKWEYADSTSIKRELKKYGLYLVESEEPVDMLLIKKD